A genomic segment from Chiroxiphia lanceolata isolate bChiLan1 chromosome 27, bChiLan1.pri, whole genome shotgun sequence encodes:
- the DDX49 gene encoding probable ATP-dependent RNA helicase DDX49, with protein MAAFRELGISPWLAEQARQVGLTRPTPVQAACIPAVLQGRDCLGCAKTGSGKTAAFVLPVLQALSEDPYGIFCLVLTPTRELAQQIAEQFRVLGKPLGLKDCVVVGGLDMVAQALELARKPHVVVATPGRLADHLRSSSTFSLRKIRFLVLDEADRLLEQGCADFTADLELILEHVPARRQTLLFSATLTATLSELRGLAANEPFFWEAQSEVRTVEELDQRYLLVPEAVKDAYLVHLIQTFQDEHEDWSIIIFTKTCKDCQVLNMMLRKYNFPSVALHSMMKQRQRFAALAKFKSSIFKILIATDVAARGLDIPTVQVVINHNTPGLPKIYIHRVGRTARAGRKGVAITLVTQYDIHLVHAIEQEIKLQLKEFSVEEQHVLDILTQVNVTRRECEIELEGMDFDEKKEINKRKQMILEGKDPDLEAKRKAELAKIKKKNKECREKVQQTLERRKQLQLRRKLQKKMERRNKRKGTEEQ; from the exons ATGGCGGCGTTCCGGGAGCTCGGGATCTCGCCGTGGCTGGCGGAGCAGGCGCGGCAGGTCGGGCTCACCCGGCCCACGCCCGTGCAGGCCGCCTGCATCCCCGCCGTGCTGCAGG GCCGGGACTGCCTGGGCTGCGCCAAGACGGGCAGCGGGAAGACGGCGGCCTTTGTGCTGCCCGTGCTGCAGGCGCTCTCCGAGGACCCCTACGGCATCTTCTGCCTCGTGCTGACCCCCACCAG GGAACTCGCGCAGCAGATCGCGGAGCAGTTCCGAGTGCTGGGGAAGCCCCTGGGCCTCAAGGACTGTGTGGTCGTGGGCGGCCTCG ACATGGTGGCCCAGGCCCTGGAGTTGGCCAGGAAGCCCCACGTGGTGGTGGCCACGCCGGGCCGGTTGGCCGATCACCTGCGCAGCTCCAGCACCTTCAGCCTCAGGAAGATCAGGTTCCTG GTGCTGGACGAGGCTGacaggctgctggagcagggctgtgccgaCTTCACCGCCGACCTGGAGCTCATCCTGGAGCACGTCCCGGCGCGACGCCAGACCCTGCTGTTCAGTGCCACCCTCACTGCCACCCTCAGCGAGCTCAGGGGCCTGGCTGCCAACGAGCCCTTCTTCTGGGAGGCCCAGTCTGA GGTGAGGACAGTGGAGGAGCTGGACCAGCGGTACCTGCTCGTGCCCGAGGCAGTGAAAGATGCCTACCTGGTGCACCTGATCCAGACCTTCCAGGACGAGCACGAGGACTGGTCCATCATCATCTTCACTAAAACCTGCAA gGACTGCCAGGTCTTGAACATGATGCTCAGGAAGTACAACTTCCCTTCTGTAGCTCTGCATTCCATGATGAAACAG AGGCAGCGATTTGCAGCTTTAGCCAAGTTCAAGTCCAGCATCTTCAAGATTCTCATTGCCACTGATGTCGCTGCCAG AGGGTTGGACATTCCCACAGTCCAGGTTGTGATCAATCACAACACTCCAGGCCTGCCCAAAATCTACATCCACCGGGTGGGCCGGACGGCGCGCGCGG GCCGGAAGGGAGTTGCCATCACCCTGGTGACACAGTACGACATCCACCTGGTGCACGCCATCGAGCAGGAGATCA agctgcagctgaaggagTTCTCTGTGGAGGAGCAGCACGTGCTGGACATCCTCACCCAAGTGAACGTCACCAGGAGGGAGTGTGAGATT gagctggaggggatGGATTTtgatgagaagaaagaaataaataagaggaaacagatgatccttgaggggAAG GATCCAGACCTGGAGGCCAaaaggaaggcagagctggCCAAGATCAAGAAGAAGAACAAGGAATGCCGGGAGAAGGTGCAGCAGaccctggagaggaggaagcagctgcagctgaggaggAAACTGCAGAAGAAGATGGAGCGGCGGAACAAGCGCAAGGGGACGGAGGAGCAGTGA
- the HOMER3 gene encoding homer protein homolog 3 isoform X2 — protein MGEQPIFSTRAHVFQIDPATKRNWIPASKHALTVSYFYDATRNVYRIISVGGTKAIINSTITPNMTFTKTSQKFGQWADSRANTVYGLGFASEQHLSQFAEKFQEVKEAARLAREKSQDKTELTNPALSITSHQVLPSPIISSNGPGEDKLFRSQSADVEITTEKERLKKMLSEGSVSEVQWEAEFFSLQDNNNKLVAALHEANANVDQWKKQLTAYQEETETLRQRVAELESQGTHDSSSDNNKEELSQTLEELELLIKAKDEEIQMLKSQKCGRWEAEGEREETLQKLQELEARNAELEQRLHLAEQSLAETLAEREKMQSEVTKVAEIMDVKIFELSEIRQGLAKLVESN, from the exons ATGGG GGAGCAGCCAATCTTCAGCACCAGGGCCCACGTTTTCCAGATCGACCCGGCCACCAAACGGAACTGGATCCCTGCCAGCAAACACGCCCTGACCGTCTCCTACTTCTACGATGCCACGCGCAACGTGTACCGGATCATCAGCGTGGGGGGCACCAAG GCAATCATCAACAGCACCATCACCCCCAACATGACCTTCACCAAGACATCCCAGAAATTCGGGCAATGGGCCGACAGCCGAGCCAACACCGTGTACGGGCTGGGCTTCGCCTCGGAGCAGCACCTCTCCCAG tTTGCAGAGAAGTTCCAGGAGGTGAAGGAAGCAGCTCGTTTGGCCAGGGAGAAGTCCCAGGATAAGACAGAGCTGACCAACCCTGCCCTGAGCATCACATCTCACCAG GTACTTCCCAGCCCCATCATCAGCTCCAACGGGCCAGGAGAGGACAAACTGTTCCGGAGCCAAAGTGCTGACGTGGAGATCACGACGGAGAAGGAGCGGCTGAAGAAGATGCTCTCGGAAGG ctctgTGAGCGAGGTGCAGTGGGAGGCCGAGTTCTTCAGCCTCCAGGACAACAACAACAAGCTGGTGGCTGCTCTGCACGAGGCCAATGCCAACGTGGACCAGTGGAAGAAGCAGCTCACGGCGTACCAGGAGGAGACGGAGACGCTGCGGCAGCGG GTGGCGGAGCTGGAGTCGCAGGGGACTCACGACTCCTCCAGCGACAACAACAAGGAGGAGCTGAGCCAAaccctggaggagctggagctgctcatcAAGGCTAAGGATGAG GAGATCCAGATGCTGAAGAGCCAGAAGTGTGGCcgctgggaagcagagggggagagggaggagacgctgcagaagctgcag gagctggaggccCGGAACGCTGAGCTGGAGCAGCGGCTGCACTTGgccgagcagagcctggcagagaccctggcagagagggagaagatgCAGAGCGAGGTGACCAAGGTGGCCGAGATCATGGACGTGAAGATCTTCGAGCTCAGCGAGATCCGGCAGGGACTGGCCAAGCTGGTGGAGAGCAACTGA
- the HOMER3 gene encoding homer protein homolog 3 isoform X1, translated as MSTTREQPIFSTRAHVFQIDPATKRNWIPASKHALTVSYFYDATRNVYRIISVGGTKAIINSTITPNMTFTKTSQKFGQWADSRANTVYGLGFASEQHLSQFAEKFQEVKEAARLAREKSQDKTELTNPALSITSHQVLPSPIISSNGPGEDKLFRSQSADVEITTEKERLKKMLSEGSVSEVQWEAEFFSLQDNNNKLVAALHEANANVDQWKKQLTAYQEETETLRQRVAELESQGTHDSSSDNNKEELSQTLEELELLIKAKDEEIQMLKSQKCGRWEAEGEREETLQKLQELEARNAELEQRLHLAEQSLAETLAEREKMQSEVTKVAEIMDVKIFELSEIRQGLAKLVESN; from the exons ATGTCAACAACTAG GGAGCAGCCAATCTTCAGCACCAGGGCCCACGTTTTCCAGATCGACCCGGCCACCAAACGGAACTGGATCCCTGCCAGCAAACACGCCCTGACCGTCTCCTACTTCTACGATGCCACGCGCAACGTGTACCGGATCATCAGCGTGGGGGGCACCAAG GCAATCATCAACAGCACCATCACCCCCAACATGACCTTCACCAAGACATCCCAGAAATTCGGGCAATGGGCCGACAGCCGAGCCAACACCGTGTACGGGCTGGGCTTCGCCTCGGAGCAGCACCTCTCCCAG tTTGCAGAGAAGTTCCAGGAGGTGAAGGAAGCAGCTCGTTTGGCCAGGGAGAAGTCCCAGGATAAGACAGAGCTGACCAACCCTGCCCTGAGCATCACATCTCACCAG GTACTTCCCAGCCCCATCATCAGCTCCAACGGGCCAGGAGAGGACAAACTGTTCCGGAGCCAAAGTGCTGACGTGGAGATCACGACGGAGAAGGAGCGGCTGAAGAAGATGCTCTCGGAAGG ctctgTGAGCGAGGTGCAGTGGGAGGCCGAGTTCTTCAGCCTCCAGGACAACAACAACAAGCTGGTGGCTGCTCTGCACGAGGCCAATGCCAACGTGGACCAGTGGAAGAAGCAGCTCACGGCGTACCAGGAGGAGACGGAGACGCTGCGGCAGCGG GTGGCGGAGCTGGAGTCGCAGGGGACTCACGACTCCTCCAGCGACAACAACAAGGAGGAGCTGAGCCAAaccctggaggagctggagctgctcatcAAGGCTAAGGATGAG GAGATCCAGATGCTGAAGAGCCAGAAGTGTGGCcgctgggaagcagagggggagagggaggagacgctgcagaagctgcag gagctggaggccCGGAACGCTGAGCTGGAGCAGCGGCTGCACTTGgccgagcagagcctggcagagaccctggcagagagggagaagatgCAGAGCGAGGTGACCAAGGTGGCCGAGATCATGGACGTGAAGATCTTCGAGCTCAGCGAGATCCGGCAGGGACTGGCCAAGCTGGTGGAGAGCAACTGA